The Stigmatopora argus isolate UIUO_Sarg chromosome 16, RoL_Sarg_1.0, whole genome shotgun sequence genome has a window encoding:
- the nars1 gene encoding asparagine--tRNA ligase, cytoplasmic isoform X2 yields MATDIIKGEVYVSDKCGNDQDGDGSQQKPFKTPLKALLSFGKEPFPTIYVDSQVEEERWAVISKTQMKNAKKAFNREQAKTDSKEKKEAEDNERREKNLEEAKKITIEKDPSLPAPETVKIHQLEKKRGQRVKVFGWVHRLRRQGKNLMFIVLRDGTGFLQCVLSDKLCQCYNGLVLSTESSVALYGVVTPVPEGKQAPGGHELHCDFWEMIGLAPAGGADNLLNEESDVDVQLNNRHMMIRGENVSKVLRVRSMVTQCFRDHFFSRGYHEVFPPTLVQTQVEGGSTLFNLNYFGEQAYLTQSSQLYLETCIPALGDSFCVAQSYRAEQSRTRRHLSEYTHVEAECPFITFEDLLNRLEDLVCDVVDRVLKSPAGQLLYDINPDFKPPKRPFKRMNYTDAIVWLKEHDIKKDDGTYYEFGEDIPEAPERLMTDSINETILLCRFPAEIKSFYMQRCADDKRLTESVDVLMPNVGEIVGGSMRIWDAEELLEGYKREGIDPTPYYWYNDQRKYGTCPHGGYGLGLERFLTWLLNRHHIRDVCLYPRFIQRCRP; encoded by the exons ATGGCGACCGATATAATCAAAG GTGAAGTGTATGTGTCGGACAAATGTGGCAATGACCAGGATGGAGATGGATCCCAGCAGAAACCCTTTAAGACTCCTCTCAAA GCTCTTCTCTCCTTCGGTAAAGAACCATTCCCTACAATCTATGTAGATTCGCAGGTGGAGGAAGAG CGTTGGGCAGTGATCTCCAAGACGCAGATGAAGAATGCAAAGAAAGCTTTTAACCGTGAACAGGCTAAGACTGACTCCAAAGAAAAGAAGGAG GCAGAAGACAATGAGAGGAGAGAGAAAAACCTAGAGGAAGCCAAGAAGATCACTATTGAGAAGGACCCCAGTTTGCCTGCTCCGGAAAcg GTGAAGATCCAtcaactggaaaaaaagagaggtCAGAGAGTCAAAGTGTTTGGGTGGGTTCATCGTCTCAGAAGACAAG GGAAAAATTTGATGTTCATTGTGCTGCGAGACGGAACTGGTTTCCTGCAGTGTGTCCTTTCTGATAAACTG TGCCAGTGCTATAATGGCTTAGTGTTGTCGACAGAGAGTAGCGTTGCTCTCTATGGGGTTGTGACTCCAGTACCTGAAGGAAAACAG GCACCAGGAGGCCACGAGCTCCACTGCGACTTCTGGGAGATGATTGGCCTGGCGCCAGCTGGCGGGGCTGACAACCTCCTGAACGAAGAGTCTGATGTGGACGTCCAGCTTAACAACAGGCACATGATGATCAGAGGAGAGAACGTGTCCAAGGTCCTCAGAGTCCGATCTATGGTCACGCAGTGCTTCCGGGACCACTTCTTCAGCCGCGGTTACCATGAG GTTTTTCCTCCTACCTTGGTGCAGACACAGGTGGAGGGCGGTTCCACGCTGTTTAACCTCAACTACTTTGGCGAACAGGCTTACCTGACGCAGTCCTCTCAGCTTTACCTGGAGACATGCATACCTGCGCTAGGCGACAGCTTCTGCGTGGCTCAGTCATACCGAGCTGAGCAGTCTCGCACCCGCAGACACCTCTCAGA GTACACTCACGTTGAAGCAGAGTGTCCTTTCATAACCTTTGAGGATCTGCTCAACAGACTGGAGGATCTAGTTTGTGATGTTGTTGATCGAGTGCTAAAATCCCCAGCTGGGCAACTCCTCTATGACATCAACCCG gaCTTTAAACCCCCTAAAAGGCCTTTCAAGAGGATGAACTACACCGATGCCATTGTGTGGCTCAAAGAACATGACATCAAGAAGGATGATGGCACCTACTATGAGTTTGGAGAG GACATCCCCGAGGCCCCTGAGAGGTTGATGACAGACTCCATCAATGAAACCATTCTTCTTTGTCGTTTCCCAGCTGAGATCAAATCATTCTACATGCAGCGGTGCGCAGACGACAAGCGGCTGACAGAGTCG GTTGACGTTTTGATGCCAAATGTGGGTGAGATTGTTGGAGGATCAATGCGTATCTGGGATGCAGAGGAGCTGCTTGAGGGTTACAAGCGGGAGGGCATCGACCCAACCCCATACTACTGGTACAATGATCAG AGGAAGTATGGCACATGTCCTCACGGTGGTTACGGCCTTGGTCTCGAGCGTTTCCTCACCTGGCTGCTCAACAGACACCACATCAGAGACGTCTGCCTTTACCCAAGATTCATCCAGCGTTGCCGCCCCTAA
- the nars1 gene encoding asparagine--tRNA ligase, cytoplasmic isoform X1, whose protein sequence is MATDIIKGVGQISVGEVYVSDKCGNDQDGDGSQQKPFKTPLKALLSFGKEPFPTIYVDSQVEEERWAVISKTQMKNAKKAFNREQAKTDSKEKKEAEDNERREKNLEEAKKITIEKDPSLPAPETVKIHQLEKKRGQRVKVFGWVHRLRRQGKNLMFIVLRDGTGFLQCVLSDKLCQCYNGLVLSTESSVALYGVVTPVPEGKQAPGGHELHCDFWEMIGLAPAGGADNLLNEESDVDVQLNNRHMMIRGENVSKVLRVRSMVTQCFRDHFFSRGYHEVFPPTLVQTQVEGGSTLFNLNYFGEQAYLTQSSQLYLETCIPALGDSFCVAQSYRAEQSRTRRHLSEYTHVEAECPFITFEDLLNRLEDLVCDVVDRVLKSPAGQLLYDINPDFKPPKRPFKRMNYTDAIVWLKEHDIKKDDGTYYEFGEDIPEAPERLMTDSINETILLCRFPAEIKSFYMQRCADDKRLTESVDVLMPNVGEIVGGSMRIWDAEELLEGYKREGIDPTPYYWYNDQRKYGTCPHGGYGLGLERFLTWLLNRHHIRDVCLYPRFIQRCRP, encoded by the exons ATGGCGACCGATATAATCAAAGGTGTGGGACAGATCTCTGTtg GTGAAGTGTATGTGTCGGACAAATGTGGCAATGACCAGGATGGAGATGGATCCCAGCAGAAACCCTTTAAGACTCCTCTCAAA GCTCTTCTCTCCTTCGGTAAAGAACCATTCCCTACAATCTATGTAGATTCGCAGGTGGAGGAAGAG CGTTGGGCAGTGATCTCCAAGACGCAGATGAAGAATGCAAAGAAAGCTTTTAACCGTGAACAGGCTAAGACTGACTCCAAAGAAAAGAAGGAG GCAGAAGACAATGAGAGGAGAGAGAAAAACCTAGAGGAAGCCAAGAAGATCACTATTGAGAAGGACCCCAGTTTGCCTGCTCCGGAAAcg GTGAAGATCCAtcaactggaaaaaaagagaggtCAGAGAGTCAAAGTGTTTGGGTGGGTTCATCGTCTCAGAAGACAAG GGAAAAATTTGATGTTCATTGTGCTGCGAGACGGAACTGGTTTCCTGCAGTGTGTCCTTTCTGATAAACTG TGCCAGTGCTATAATGGCTTAGTGTTGTCGACAGAGAGTAGCGTTGCTCTCTATGGGGTTGTGACTCCAGTACCTGAAGGAAAACAG GCACCAGGAGGCCACGAGCTCCACTGCGACTTCTGGGAGATGATTGGCCTGGCGCCAGCTGGCGGGGCTGACAACCTCCTGAACGAAGAGTCTGATGTGGACGTCCAGCTTAACAACAGGCACATGATGATCAGAGGAGAGAACGTGTCCAAGGTCCTCAGAGTCCGATCTATGGTCACGCAGTGCTTCCGGGACCACTTCTTCAGCCGCGGTTACCATGAG GTTTTTCCTCCTACCTTGGTGCAGACACAGGTGGAGGGCGGTTCCACGCTGTTTAACCTCAACTACTTTGGCGAACAGGCTTACCTGACGCAGTCCTCTCAGCTTTACCTGGAGACATGCATACCTGCGCTAGGCGACAGCTTCTGCGTGGCTCAGTCATACCGAGCTGAGCAGTCTCGCACCCGCAGACACCTCTCAGA GTACACTCACGTTGAAGCAGAGTGTCCTTTCATAACCTTTGAGGATCTGCTCAACAGACTGGAGGATCTAGTTTGTGATGTTGTTGATCGAGTGCTAAAATCCCCAGCTGGGCAACTCCTCTATGACATCAACCCG gaCTTTAAACCCCCTAAAAGGCCTTTCAAGAGGATGAACTACACCGATGCCATTGTGTGGCTCAAAGAACATGACATCAAGAAGGATGATGGCACCTACTATGAGTTTGGAGAG GACATCCCCGAGGCCCCTGAGAGGTTGATGACAGACTCCATCAATGAAACCATTCTTCTTTGTCGTTTCCCAGCTGAGATCAAATCATTCTACATGCAGCGGTGCGCAGACGACAAGCGGCTGACAGAGTCG GTTGACGTTTTGATGCCAAATGTGGGTGAGATTGTTGGAGGATCAATGCGTATCTGGGATGCAGAGGAGCTGCTTGAGGGTTACAAGCGGGAGGGCATCGACCCAACCCCATACTACTGGTACAATGATCAG AGGAAGTATGGCACATGTCCTCACGGTGGTTACGGCCTTGGTCTCGAGCGTTTCCTCACCTGGCTGCTCAACAGACACCACATCAGAGACGTCTGCCTTTACCCAAGATTCATCCAGCGTTGCCGCCCCTAA
- the slc31a2 gene encoding protein SLC31A2, translating into MMPMVFDVSSSVTLLFDFWHVNSPGGMFVSVIVVMLLTILYEILKVWRFGLSRRTLLTQYSTQYTGAPSQIDNTTGLENSTSESSLVTKESGSFFPNNKESWLQHGIQTLLHLVQVTLSYMLMLCVMSFNTWIFLGIIVGAALGYFISFPLLDQH; encoded by the exons ATGATGCCC atGGTCTTTGACGTGTCCAGTAGCGTGACGCTGCTCTTTGACTTCTGGCATGTAAACAGCCCTGGAG GTATGTTTGTTTCGGTGATAGTGGTCATGCTGCTCACAATTTTATACGAAATTCTCAAAGTTTGGAGGTTTGGGCTTAGCAGACGCACATTGTTGACACAGTATTCGACTCAATATACCGGCGCACCATCCCAAATTGACAACACTACTGGGCTTGAAAACAGCACCTCAGAAAGCTCGTTGGTAACCAAAGAATCaggttctttttttccaaacaacAAGGAAAG CTGGTTGCAACATGGAATCCAGACATTGCTCCACTTGGTGCAGGTGACTTTGAGCTACATGCTGATGTTATGCGTCATGTCCTTCAACACTTGGATCTTTCTCGGCATCATTGTGGGTGCCGCACTCGGctatttcatctcatttcctcTGCTGGATCAACATTGA
- the arrdc1b gene encoding arrestin domain-containing protein 1b: MGKLQEFDITFANNKVVYSPGESIGGTVKIRLSNSLQYKAIKVNCQGSCGISNKVNDTSWTIEEQYFNSTLSVADKGTLAAGEHNFPFQFLIPAAVPTSFEGPFGKIIYCVKAAIDTPRFNKDHKAQRPFYLLNLLNLNEVPDIDLMNYAVTTKKFNYLLVKSGTLMLKARSDLRGYIPGQVIRLATEIHNKSGKDTGCVLASLIQKVTYKTRRQMFDLRTIAEVEGAGVKAGKHAEWREQIIVPPLPQSALTGCSLIDIDYFIQVALKSPEAVVTLPICIGNIAINLSPTRTVASTPDLCEVNIVPNAAGVTPSAPPVEDNEELYAVGDASEEIPTKSHSQQDPSGQPVSMSPSAFSHAPSAVLPPGRRQPNTSSPLFCVSTGATIPFFTEGDPTPVPTSCSLILPPEYSSWDYPHEPPPTYEESCSDTNFSLDIGE, translated from the exons ATGGGGAAGCTTCAAGAATTTGACATCACTTTCGCCAACAACAAGGTGGTTTACAGTCCGGGAGAGTCCATTGGCGGAACTGTTAAAATACGGCTCAGCAACTCGCTCCAGTACAAAG ccATCAAGGTGAACTGTCAGGGTTCATGTGGAATTTCCAACAAAGTTAACGACACGTCTTGGACTATTGAGGAGCAATACTTCAACAGTACATTGTCTGTCGCTGACAAAG GTACTTTGGCAGCAGGTGAACACAATTTCCCTTTCCAGTTCCTCATCCCAG CCGCAGTACCAACTTCTTTCGAAGGACCATTTGGAAAGATTATTTACTGTGtgaaagctgccattgacacacCTCGCTTTAACAAGGACCACAAAGCCCAGAGGCCCTTCTACCTTCTCAACCTTCTCAACCTTAATGAGGTGCCTGACATTGAT CTCATGAACTATGCTGTGACCACTAAGAAATTTAACTACCTTCTGGTGAAGTCCGGGACTCTTATGCTGAAAGCTCGCAGTGACCTCAGAGGCTACATCCCGGGTCAGGTTATCAGGTTAGCCACTGAGATCCACAACAAGTCTGGCAAGGACACCGGATGTGTACTGGCAAGTCTCATACAG AAAGTGACTTATAAGACCAGGCGGCAAATGTTTGACCTGCGAACCATTGCAGaagtggagggtgctggagtgaAGGCAGGAAAACACGCTGAGTGGAGAGAACAGATCATTGTCCCACCTCTTCCTCAGTCAGCGTTAACAGGTTGCAGCCTCATAGATATTGACTATTTCATTCAG GTAGCACTAAAATCTCCGGAAGCAGTTGTCACTTTGCCCATCTGCATCGGGAACATTGCCATAAATTTATCTCCAACAAGGACTGTAGCTTCCACTCCTGATCTCTGCGAGGTGAATATTGTACCCAATGCAGCTGGAGTGACACCTAGTGCTCCTCCAGTTGAGGACAATGAAGAGCTGTATGCAGTCGGCGACGCCAGCGAGGAGATCCCCACCAAGAGTCACTCTCAGCAAGATCCCTCTGGTCAACCTGTAAGCATGTCACCGAGCGCTTTTAGCCACGCACCGAGCGCAGTTTTGCCTCCTGGCCGCAGACAACCCAACACATCGTCCCCCTTGTTCTGTGTCTCAACTGGGGCCACCATACCTTTCTTTACTGAGGGAGACCCCACGCCTGTGCCTACTTCCTGTTCTCTTATTTTGCCTCCAGAGTACAGTAGCTGGGACTATCCTCATG AGCCTCCACCCACTTATGAAGAAAGCTGCAGTGACACAAACTTCAGTTTAGACATTGGAGAATAA